A DNA window from Setaria viridis chromosome 2, Setaria_viridis_v4.0, whole genome shotgun sequence contains the following coding sequences:
- the LOC117844240 gene encoding uncharacterized protein: MTASSFHSSPAASLPHSLGRASTDSSSSRFSASAKSPSSRAAAAANSSGSALDPRATGGGRGRRSGGSTSWMKEAAIEEEGLLGMGDDGSGGGGWSGIPKRVRYGILLVGVFFDLFFFSFFSSRKGYQR; the protein is encoded by the coding sequence ATgaccgcctcctccttccaCTCCTCGCCCGCGGCATCCCTGCCGCACTCCCTGGGGCGCGCGTCCACGGATTCCTCCTCTTCCCGCTTCTCCGCCAGCGCCAAGAGCCCCTCCTCtcgtgccgccgctgctgccaacAGCTCTGGCTCCGCGCTCGACCCCCGCGCCACTGGTGGGGGACGCGGGCGCCGCAGCGGAGGCAGCACGTCGTggatgaaggaggcggccatCGAGGAGGAGGGGCTGCTGGGGATGGGCGACGACGGGTCCGGTGGTGGCGGGTGGAGCGGGATCCCCAAGCGGGTCCGCTACGGGATCCTCCTCGTGGGGGTATTCTTCgacctcttcttcttttctttcttttcttcacgcAAGGGGTACCAGAGGTAG